One window from the genome of Candidatus Chlorohelix allophototropha encodes:
- a CDS encoding MDR family MFS transporter: protein MRKPSSKYAIALTAALGLFMAVLDNTIVNVALTPIATGLKADLSSIQWVITGYFLAQAAVIPISGYFSLRFGIKRLFILCLAFFTLGSLLCGLAQSETMLIGFRIIQGLGGGALFPLANAIALQAFPPRERAAASAVVGIPVLLAPAFGPTIGGLLTVNFGWEYIFFINVPVGFVAIFLAIRVFPADNLVAQSKKAFDYIGLSLSILGVLAVVYAFALVSESDSSTITAANPRGDIHGWGYPPVWILLIAGLALVAIFAIYEIYISKDPVLDLRLFKSYDFTVASIISWLSAIVVFGSLFMLPIFLEQVRVPHLSALDAGLALMPQGLAAAVAVGLGGKMYNRFGPRVLVMTGAVLLVFSSFMLTSLKPESDGLFLMPWLIIRGLGFGMTAIPVQTLALMSLTGPALPKASSLFNVTRQIFSSIGIAVLASLFVQQSAQHGTDIGSQIAAGTLPRPTTADAQALIVAQAGTSGMNDVFMFVTIGTVILLLVAVILPKKPHRAEGLSKEIESHAEQPAMIME, encoded by the coding sequence ATGCGGAAACCTTCCTCAAAATATGCTATTGCACTTACGGCAGCACTCGGCTTGTTTATGGCGGTGTTAGACAACACCATCGTCAACGTGGCGTTGACACCCATTGCTACGGGTCTGAAAGCCGATTTGAGTTCAATTCAGTGGGTAATTACCGGCTACTTTCTAGCACAAGCCGCAGTAATTCCTATTTCTGGTTACTTTAGTTTGCGATTTGGTATCAAACGACTATTTATTCTCTGCCTTGCCTTCTTCACACTAGGCTCATTGTTGTGCGGTCTCGCGCAGAGTGAGACCATGTTAATCGGGTTCCGAATTATTCAGGGACTTGGTGGCGGCGCACTCTTCCCATTGGCTAACGCTATCGCCTTACAGGCTTTCCCGCCACGCGAAAGGGCGGCAGCCAGCGCAGTGGTAGGTATTCCGGTGCTATTAGCGCCAGCCTTTGGTCCAACTATCGGTGGTTTATTGACGGTTAACTTTGGATGGGAATACATTTTCTTCATCAATGTACCGGTAGGTTTTGTTGCAATTTTCCTAGCAATTCGGGTTTTCCCTGCCGACAACCTCGTGGCACAGAGCAAAAAAGCATTCGATTATATCGGTCTGAGCCTGTCCATTCTGGGTGTATTGGCAGTGGTTTACGCATTTGCGTTGGTTAGCGAGTCTGATTCAAGCACAATAACTGCCGCCAATCCACGAGGTGATATTCACGGTTGGGGCTACCCACCTGTCTGGATACTATTAATTGCCGGTTTGGCGCTGGTGGCTATCTTTGCCATTTATGAAATCTACATCAGCAAAGACCCGGTGTTGGATTTGAGATTATTCAAAAGCTACGATTTTACGGTGGCTAGCATCATTTCGTGGCTATCCGCGATTGTGGTATTCGGCAGCCTCTTCATGCTACCAATCTTCCTTGAGCAAGTCAGAGTACCGCATTTAAGCGCGTTAGATGCCGGTCTTGCTCTAATGCCACAAGGTCTTGCAGCAGCAGTAGCGGTAGGGTTGGGCGGCAAAATGTATAACCGCTTTGGTCCGCGTGTTTTGGTTATGACAGGAGCGGTATTGTTGGTTTTCAGTTCCTTTATGTTGACATCCTTGAAACCCGAATCAGATGGGCTTTTCCTGATGCCATGGTTAATAATACGTGGGTTAGGCTTCGGCATGACCGCAATACCGGTTCAAACACTGGCTTTGATGTCGCTAACCGGCCCTGCGCTGCCGAAAGCCAGTTCACTTTTCAACGTAACGCGGCAAATATTTAGCTCAATCGGTATTGCTGTTCTCGCTTCTCTATTCGTACAACAGTCTGCGCAGCATGGCACCGATATTGGTAGTCAGATTGCAGCCGGTACATTACCACGCCCGACCACAGCGGATGCACAAGCTCTAATTGTGGCACAGGCTGGCACAAGTGGTATGAACGATGTGTTTATGTTCGTAACAATTGGCACTGTAATTCTACTGCTGGTAGCGGTAATTTTACCAAAGAAGCCGCATCGCGCGGAAGGACTTAGCAAAGAAATCGAGTCCCATGCGGAGCAACCCGCGATGATAATGGAATAG
- a CDS encoding mannose-1-phosphate guanyltransferase: MKAVVMAGGEGSRLRPLTVGRPKPMVPIANQSVLRHIISLLKKHGITDIIVTLQYMADVIQDDLGDGRSIGCNIKYSIEEIPLGTAGSVKLAEEMLTDTFMVISGDALTDFNLSEIIKFHKERHAIATLTLTRVANPLEYGVIITDADGRIRQMQEKPSWGEVFSDTVNTGIYILEPEIFKYYDKNVTFDFSQQLFPMLLEKNHPVYGYVAEGYWSDVGSIADYMRSTADLLEGRVNVALTGKHLGGGIWVEDDVVIAPTAQLYGPIYLGSGVKIQPGAIIRGPTVIRDQCMVEARANIDRSIIWRNSYIGERAELRGCMIGRQVTIKSRAMIFEGAVIGDNTIVGENAVIQPNVKIWPSKEIERGAKVNNSIIWGNQGRRVLFGRFGVTGLVNVDITPEFAARLGASYGAILPRGSVVTVNREAHHTPRMIKRALLSGLPSAGINVADLGSCPIPVARYITRISEHVLGGVHVRLSPFDNRTVDIRFMDRRGIDIDKSIERKVETIFFREDFRRVYTDDIGRIEYLPNPSEHYSIDFLKRINALPNDTQMRGRKLVVDYSSSNTSTILPAILDKLGCDVVALNAAVDEAKLFRTPEQFQQDMRRLGVITNTLDADFGVKIDTGGEKIYAVDGRGNQIPPMQLLAAVAKLMLKANNGGIIAIPVTAPSIIERIAAEHSGEVIRTRANSFAQMQAATRNGVILVGDGDGSFIFPEFQPAADGLFAIAKIIELTVKQEARIGEVINNLPAYAQVRSKVNCRWEDKGRVMRLLNEKYQNSTVRQVDGIRINLGDEWVLILPDPDRPLFHIQAESHSHEQAQQLVDKYATVVNNLQH, translated from the coding sequence ATGAAAGCGGTGGTTATGGCGGGCGGTGAAGGCTCTCGCTTACGACCTCTAACTGTTGGTCGCCCCAAGCCAATGGTGCCCATTGCCAATCAATCGGTACTACGGCACATTATTAGCTTGCTGAAAAAACATGGTATTACCGACATCATCGTAACGCTGCAATATATGGCAGATGTTATTCAAGATGATTTGGGCGATGGCAGGTCAATCGGCTGCAATATAAAGTATTCTATTGAAGAAATTCCCCTAGGTACTGCAGGGAGCGTTAAACTGGCAGAAGAGATGCTCACCGATACTTTTATGGTAATAAGCGGGGATGCTCTTACCGATTTCAACCTCAGCGAAATAATTAAATTCCATAAAGAGCGTCATGCAATTGCCACATTAACCTTGACCAGAGTGGCAAACCCTCTTGAATATGGCGTAATCATTACCGATGCCGATGGGCGGATACGTCAGATGCAGGAAAAACCAAGTTGGGGTGAAGTTTTCTCGGATACGGTTAATACCGGTATTTACATCCTTGAACCAGAAATATTCAAATACTACGACAAAAATGTAACCTTTGATTTTAGCCAACAGCTTTTCCCGATGTTACTAGAGAAAAATCATCCGGTTTATGGCTATGTGGCTGAAGGCTATTGGTCGGATGTGGGCAGTATCGCCGATTACATGCGCAGCACTGCCGATTTGCTGGAAGGACGTGTTAACGTTGCCCTCACCGGAAAGCATCTGGGTGGCGGAATCTGGGTAGAAGACGATGTGGTAATAGCCCCTACCGCACAACTATACGGACCAATTTATCTCGGTAGTGGCGTAAAAATACAACCCGGCGCAATTATAAGAGGTCCTACTGTTATCCGTGACCAATGTATGGTCGAAGCCCGCGCCAATATTGATCGCAGCATCATCTGGCGTAACAGCTATATTGGAGAACGCGCCGAACTGCGTGGTTGCATGATAGGGCGGCAAGTTACTATTAAAAGCCGGGCAATGATTTTTGAAGGGGCGGTAATTGGCGATAACACAATCGTAGGTGAAAATGCCGTTATACAGCCAAATGTAAAGATATGGCCCTCCAAAGAAATTGAGCGCGGCGCTAAGGTAAATAACAGCATTATCTGGGGTAATCAGGGACGGCGTGTATTATTCGGTCGCTTTGGCGTTACCGGATTGGTCAACGTAGATATAACGCCAGAATTTGCGGCAAGGTTGGGCGCATCCTATGGCGCGATATTGCCTAGAGGCAGCGTGGTTACAGTAAATCGAGAAGCGCATCACACCCCACGAATGATTAAACGCGCCCTCTTGAGTGGTTTGCCGAGCGCGGGAATTAATGTCGCCGATCTTGGAAGTTGTCCAATTCCGGTGGCTCGCTACATCACACGTATCTCGGAACATGTCTTAGGCGGTGTACACGTACGGCTTTCGCCATTTGATAACCGCACTGTAGATATACGTTTTATGGACAGGCGTGGAATAGATATTGATAAGAGTATTGAGCGCAAAGTAGAAACTATCTTCTTTCGCGAGGATTTTCGGCGGGTTTATACTGATGATATTGGGCGAATCGAATATCTACCCAATCCTTCCGAGCATTACAGCATCGATTTTTTGAAAAGAATCAACGCTTTACCAAATGATACCCAAATGCGCGGACGCAAACTGGTAGTAGATTACAGTTCTTCCAATACCTCAACCATATTACCAGCAATTCTTGACAAGTTGGGCTGTGACGTAGTTGCGCTTAACGCAGCAGTGGATGAAGCAAAACTTTTCCGCACCCCTGAACAATTCCAGCAAGATATGCGCCGATTGGGAGTTATTACTAACACACTCGATGCAGATTTCGGAGTAAAAATCGATACTGGGGGAGAAAAGATTTATGCGGTAGATGGGCGAGGAAATCAAATTCCGCCTATGCAATTGCTGGCAGCCGTAGCCAAGTTGATGTTAAAAGCTAACAATGGCGGTATTATTGCTATACCGGTGACCGCGCCGAGCATTATTGAGCGAATCGCCGCCGAGCACAGTGGTGAAGTAATTCGCACCAGAGCTAATTCTTTTGCTCAAATGCAGGCAGCTACTCGTAACGGCGTTATATTAGTAGGAGATGGTGACGGTAGTTTCATTTTTCCAGAATTTCAGCCAGCAGCAGACGGCTTGTTCGCAATCGCCAAAATTATTGAACTAACCGTTAAGCAAGAAGCGCGTATCGGTGAAGTCATTAACAACTTACCGGCTTATGCTCAGGTACGTTCTAAGGTAAACTGCCGCTGGGAAGATAAAGGCAGGGTTATGCGCTTGCTGAATGAAAAATATCAAAACTCAACTGTACGTCAGGTAGATGGGATTCGCATCAATCTTGGCGATGAGTGGGTATTAATTTTACCTGACCCTGATCGCCCGCTTTTCCATATTCAAGCAGAGTCGCATTCGCATGAACAGGCGCAACAATTGGTTGATAAATATGCTACTGTAGTAAATAACTTGCAGCATTGA
- the mnmE gene encoding tRNA uridine-5-carboxymethylaminomethyl(34) synthesis GTPase MnmE gives MYNDTITAISTALGEGAIGLVRLSGPNAYEILQQVFFTIKGKTRKSFESHRLYYGYIADPAIPADPLDEVMAVYLASPRTYTREPMAEISCHGGSVPLEKILNLTLRMGARHAEPGEFTLRAFLNGRIDLAQAEAVQDIVRSKTGPALEQALGQLAGKLSQRIGVARQKLLSALAQLEAMIDFPEDDVPFASVSPQLGETLAEIDTLLATADAGQIYRQGIRAAIVGVPNVGKSSLLNALLRNDRAIVTPVAGTTRDLIEETLNVRGIPVVLVDTAGITATEDMVERIGIERSRQAIASADLLLLVLDSSRPLHSGDLELIAAVQSELAIRPTTKAMLVLNKTDLNQGENENYKLESELNQKLPELPRVSISAQTGDRLQELEDALANLALGGQNLAGRSLMITNTRHRRALERAREHLLSAIASDEAGMVADFISIDLRLAMEAMGEITGESVQESLLHEIFSTFCIGK, from the coding sequence ATGTACAACGATACTATTACCGCTATTTCTACTGCTTTGGGTGAAGGGGCAATCGGGTTGGTGCGCCTTAGTGGACCGAATGCCTATGAAATATTGCAGCAAGTTTTTTTTACGATAAAAGGCAAAACCCGCAAGAGCTTTGAAAGCCATCGTTTGTATTATGGCTATATTGCCGACCCGGCGATTCCGGCTGATCCTTTGGATGAGGTTATGGCGGTTTATCTTGCGTCCCCGCGCACCTATACCCGCGAACCAATGGCTGAGATTAGCTGTCATGGCGGTAGTGTCCCGTTGGAGAAGATATTAAACCTGACTCTTAGAATGGGCGCACGCCACGCCGAACCGGGCGAATTTACCTTGCGAGCCTTCTTGAACGGACGGATTGATTTGGCTCAGGCGGAGGCGGTGCAGGATATTGTTCGCTCCAAAACCGGTCCCGCGCTTGAGCAGGCGTTGGGGCAATTGGCAGGAAAGCTGTCGCAACGTATCGGGGTGGCGCGCCAGAAATTGCTTTCAGCCCTCGCCCAGCTTGAAGCTATGATAGATTTCCCGGAAGATGATGTCCCATTTGCCTCGGTTTCTCCGCAATTGGGTGAAACTTTAGCCGAAATTGATACCTTGTTGGCTACTGCCGATGCCGGACAAATTTATCGGCAAGGAATTCGAGCAGCAATTGTAGGCGTGCCCAATGTGGGTAAAAGCTCATTGCTAAACGCCCTTTTGCGAAATGACCGCGCGATAGTCACGCCAGTTGCCGGGACAACTCGTGACTTGATTGAGGAAACTCTTAATGTACGCGGAATACCGGTGGTGCTGGTGGATACTGCCGGAATAACCGCTACTGAAGATATGGTCGAGCGTATCGGTATCGAGCGGAGCAGGCAAGCGATTGCCAGCGCCGATTTGTTATTGCTGGTGCTGGATAGCTCGCGCCCTTTGCACTCCGGCGACCTTGAGTTAATCGCTGCTGTACAATCTGAACTAGCTATACGCCCAACTACCAAAGCCATGCTGGTTTTGAATAAAACGGATTTAAATCAGGGTGAGAATGAAAATTATAAGCTTGAATCGGAGTTGAATCAGAAGCTTCCAGAGTTGCCTCGTGTAAGTATATCGGCTCAAACGGGCGATAGGTTGCAGGAATTGGAAGATGCGCTGGCAAATCTAGCGTTAGGGGGGCAAAATCTGGCTGGTAGAAGCTTGATGATTACCAACACTCGGCACCGCCGCGCCCTTGAGCGTGCTCGCGAACATTTGCTTTCGGCAATTGCCAGCGATGAAGCAGGCATGGTCGCTGATTTTATCTCAATTGACTTGCGTCTGGCAATGGAAGCAATGGGTGAAATTACAGGCGAGTCGGTGCAAGAATCTCTCCTGCATGAAATCTTCTCAACTTTCTGTATCGGAAAATAA
- a CDS encoding proline dehydrogenase family protein, producing MSILKEPILKLSKSARMKNFVSHNRIGRSAARRFVAGETLEDALKAARDMNKLGIHVSLDYLGENVFSEAESVASTEQYLNLLGMIAREKLDANISVKLTALGLDVDRRLCLNNITAVLTRARDLGGIFVRIDMESSEYTERTIDIFKELWQSGFRNTGTVLQSYMYRTEDDVHTMIELKARVRLCKGAYLEPPTVAYAEKSDTDSNYVKCMQQLLDNGNYPGFATHDEKIINQILDYVKAQNIPAEKFEFQMLYGIRRDLQKKLAGLGYNVRAYVPYGSQWYPYLMRRMAERPANLFFMLNNAWRG from the coding sequence ATGTCAATTTTAAAAGAACCTATCTTAAAATTATCAAAAAGTGCCCGGATGAAAAATTTCGTGAGCCATAACCGGATTGGACGAAGTGCAGCACGTCGTTTCGTAGCAGGCGAAACTCTAGAAGATGCATTGAAAGCTGCGCGCGACATGAACAAACTCGGAATCCATGTTAGCCTTGACTATTTGGGAGAAAACGTATTCAGTGAAGCGGAGTCGGTTGCCTCCACCGAACAATATCTAAATTTGTTAGGAATGATTGCGCGTGAGAAACTAGATGCCAATATTTCAGTTAAACTTACCGCACTAGGGTTAGATGTGGATAGACGGTTGTGCTTAAATAATATTACAGCGGTGCTAACCCGCGCCCGTGATTTGGGCGGCATTTTTGTCAGAATAGATATGGAGAGTTCGGAGTACACCGAGCGCACAATCGACATTTTCAAGGAACTATGGCAAAGCGGCTTTCGCAATACTGGCACAGTCCTGCAAAGTTACATGTATCGCACCGAAGATGATGTGCATACCATGATCGAGCTTAAAGCCAGAGTAAGGCTATGTAAAGGCGCGTATCTTGAACCTCCCACCGTTGCTTATGCTGAGAAAAGCGATACTGATAGTAATTATGTCAAGTGCATGCAACAATTGCTGGACAATGGTAACTATCCAGGGTTTGCAACCCACGATGAGAAAATCATAAATCAGATTCTGGATTATGTAAAAGCGCAGAATATTCCGGCAGAGAAATTTGAATTTCAAATGCTGTACGGAATACGCCGGGATTTGCAAAAGAAATTGGCAGGTTTAGGTTATAATGTTCGAGCTTATGTTCCTTATGGTTCACAGTGGTATCCCTACCTGATGCGTCGCATGGCAGAACGCCCTGCCAACCTGTTTTTTATGCTGAACAATGCCTGGCGAGGGTAA
- a CDS encoding helix-turn-helix domain-containing protein — protein sequence MPELQLTNEQAAVIGLKIRESRLQQGLQQKDLIEGEFSKSYISLIESGRVVPSAKALRVIANRLGITVEQLLSMATPGSSNQSALEGDPEIFSRWDMALDEARVALYQENPEQAKAVLLQKIKTRQLSTDQLKQFHFLLGHTHLLSSDVELAISEYKTALQMAHSLGDIETEARVTHSMGAIYVMQTKYMLALENFRKALDLIDNLLVKDIKLKLEVLSDLGDCYRSLGDNEHSISLLTEATKLAAELQDCNGLARITWRIANQYREANNLPLAKAFTAKAIALYESIESMSSLISSKTRLGILLYERHEYQQAEQYLVEARNLALRMNDNRLTAIASLHLTSLMVVLNKPQEALMYALESAETAKFSNDTATIGQSFAKLGQAYMQNGDNEKAREYFLQAIEQLKESGSNDILAQTYFEYGQVLSQLGQTEEALRSMEKAYNLQTGVFRSL from the coding sequence ATGCCTGAACTTCAACTTACAAATGAGCAGGCTGCGGTTATTGGCTTGAAAATCAGAGAAAGTCGATTACAGCAAGGCTTACAACAAAAGGATTTAATTGAAGGGGAGTTTTCTAAAAGCTATATCAGCCTAATAGAATCTGGTAGGGTAGTGCCATCTGCTAAAGCCCTACGAGTAATAGCTAATCGGCTTGGTATCACGGTTGAACAGCTTTTGAGCATGGCAACTCCGGGTTCTTCAAACCAATCTGCTTTAGAAGGTGATCCTGAAATATTTTCCCGCTGGGATATGGCACTGGATGAAGCACGAGTAGCACTCTATCAGGAAAACCCTGAACAAGCCAAAGCCGTACTGCTTCAAAAAATAAAAACTCGACAGTTATCCACCGATCAGCTAAAACAATTTCATTTTTTGCTTGGACATACGCATCTACTTTCCTCAGATGTCGAATTAGCCATTTCAGAATATAAAACCGCCTTGCAAATGGCTCATAGTCTAGGTGATATTGAGACAGAAGCGCGCGTAACGCATAGTATGGGCGCTATCTACGTTATGCAAACCAAATATATGCTGGCATTGGAAAACTTCAGAAAAGCTCTTGACCTGATTGATAATCTTCTAGTAAAAGATATAAAACTTAAACTTGAAGTCCTTTCTGATCTGGGTGATTGCTATAGAAGTCTGGGTGACAATGAGCATTCAATCAGCTTATTGACTGAAGCTACTAAGCTTGCTGCCGAATTGCAAGATTGCAATGGGCTGGCACGAATTACTTGGCGCATTGCCAATCAGTATCGCGAAGCCAATAATTTACCGTTGGCAAAAGCATTTACTGCCAAAGCAATCGCTCTGTATGAGTCAATCGAAAGTATGAGTAGCCTGATAAGTTCCAAAACAAGGTTGGGAATTTTGCTGTATGAGCGGCATGAATACCAGCAAGCGGAACAATATTTGGTAGAAGCTCGTAACCTTGCGCTTCGTATGAATGACAACAGATTGACGGCTATTGCCAGTTTGCATCTAACCAGCTTAATGGTCGTACTAAATAAGCCTCAAGAGGCTTTAATGTACGCCCTAGAGAGCGCCGAAACCGCTAAATTTAGCAATGACACTGCCACAATCGGACAGTCTTTTGCTAAATTAGGTCAAGCTTATATGCAAAACGGAGATAATGAAAAAGCACGGGAATATTTCCTGCAAGCCATTGAGCAACTAAAAGAATCGGGTTCAAACGATATTCTGGCACAAACCTATTTTGAATATGGGCAAGTGCTGAGTCAATTAGGACAAACCGAGGAAGCTTTAAGATCAATGGAAAAAGCTTACAATCTCCAAACCGGTGTCTTCCGCTCTCTATAA
- a CDS encoding ArsR/SmtB family transcription factor, whose translation MNSSNIKFTGGAAGYTSAELDKIAVAAEYLGLEHAPEQWTVELLEQKRTRMREQVGTLRAFADESRMDIFLFLMHRGTTNGEMGSFTVSEIAERMQISLSTVSHHLQELKRVGLLKVERQGKERYYRVDLDYLIDIVGNLYQKLLKKRELIKQGIPGCPTELLVEFVTKNLNLTENNK comes from the coding sequence TTGAATAGTAGTAATATAAAATTTACGGGAGGCGCAGCCGGTTATACTTCGGCTGAGTTAGATAAAATTGCGGTTGCCGCAGAATATCTTGGACTTGAGCATGCCCCAGAACAATGGACTGTGGAATTGCTCGAACAGAAGCGGACTCGAATGCGCGAACAGGTGGGAACTTTGCGGGCATTTGCCGATGAGTCACGAATGGATATTTTTCTTTTCTTGATGCATCGCGGCACCACCAATGGGGAGATGGGCAGTTTTACCGTTTCGGAAATTGCAGAGCGTATGCAAATTTCTCTTTCAACGGTATCTCACCACCTCCAAGAATTGAAACGAGTAGGCTTGCTCAAAGTAGAACGCCAAGGTAAAGAGCGCTATTATCGAGTTGATTTGGATTATCTAATAGATATTGTGGGAAATCTCTATCAGAAACTTCTCAAAAAAAGAGAGTTAATCAAGCAGGGCATCCCCGGTTGCCCTACCGAATTACTGGTAGAATTTGTTACAAAGAATTTAAACCTTACTGAAAATAACAAATAA
- a CDS encoding CDP-alcohol phosphatidyltransferase family protein, whose translation MFSNLIEDWARGIARVVVRIFVKTPLTPNRITVIGFLLNIPVAYVLANGWFLLGGLLILFAGVFDMLDGALAKITGRASTFGAFLDSSLDRYSEVVVFLGLLLYYRNIPDADKDGGSILVYVSICGSLMISYVKARAEGLGLQCKMGLLPRPERVVLIALGTFIAAFWSPALPISLWILAVGTNLTAFQRIIYIWMQTNRENREKLQSEVEIRAENKKEARLSEGEEGEPIRKRWSFKRAND comes from the coding sequence ATGTTTTCTAACCTTATCGAAGATTGGGCGCGTGGTATCGCGCGAGTGGTTGTCCGTATTTTTGTAAAAACCCCTCTTACCCCCAATAGGATTACCGTAATCGGGTTTCTGCTTAATATACCGGTAGCCTACGTACTAGCTAACGGTTGGTTTCTATTGGGTGGTTTACTAATCTTGTTTGCGGGTGTTTTTGATATGCTGGATGGGGCGTTGGCAAAAATTACCGGACGCGCCAGCACTTTCGGGGCTTTTCTGGATAGCTCTCTCGATCGTTATAGCGAAGTGGTAGTTTTTCTAGGTTTGCTGCTTTATTATCGCAATATACCTGATGCGGACAAAGATGGCGGCTCGATACTAGTCTATGTATCAATTTGCGGCTCGCTTATGATCAGCTATGTCAAAGCGCGTGCCGAAGGTCTGGGTTTGCAGTGCAAGATGGGTTTGTTACCTCGTCCTGAGCGTGTAGTATTGATTGCGCTTGGAACTTTTATCGCCGCTTTCTGGTCGCCTGCGTTGCCGATTTCGCTCTGGATACTCGCCGTAGGCACTAATTTGACCGCCTTCCAGCGTATAATTTACATCTGGATGCAAACTAATCGGGAAAATCGGGAAAAGTTGCAGAGTGAAGTGGAAATTCGCGCCGAAAATAAAAAAGAAGCCCGCTTGTCAGAAGGCGAAGAAGGCGAACCGATTCGCAAACGCTGGTCATTTAAACGCGCAAACGATTAA
- a CDS encoding lysophospholipid acyltransferase family protein: protein MIPARKNFLGELLVFGIARRSVWRAFHSVHMRVAEPLPLPPSKLDAPIIFYVNHSSWWDGYLAHLISRQVYNLSPYLMMDEQQLSRYPFFAWAGCFGVNRNDAREALKSLEYIVKELKQKSPCILWMFPQGEIMPLELRPLGFHSGLGWLVRELGDCYIAPVSFRFDFLREQYPDIFINIGKFTRFRAGEKINTRKLTAQLEETLTLDLDCLRDDVSNGRLADFETIVQGKSSTDIVFSFIVEKLLRIKPKEA from the coding sequence ATGATTCCGGCGCGTAAGAACTTTCTAGGTGAGTTACTGGTTTTTGGGATTGCTCGCCGCTCAGTCTGGCGTGCCTTCCACTCCGTCCACATGCGGGTAGCAGAGCCGCTGCCTTTACCCCCTTCCAAACTAGACGCTCCCATTATTTTCTATGTAAACCACTCCTCATGGTGGGACGGTTATCTGGCACATCTTATTTCCCGCCAAGTTTATAACTTGAGTCCTTATCTGATGATGGATGAGCAGCAACTCAGCCGTTATCCTTTTTTTGCTTGGGCGGGCTGTTTTGGGGTTAATCGCAATGATGCAAGGGAAGCCTTAAAGTCATTGGAATATATCGTTAAAGAGCTAAAGCAAAAATCACCCTGTATATTGTGGATGTTTCCGCAAGGCGAAATAATGCCGCTGGAATTGCGCCCGTTGGGTTTCCACTCAGGACTTGGCTGGTTGGTGCGTGAGTTAGGCGATTGTTATATTGCGCCGGTATCCTTCCGTTTTGATTTTCTGCGTGAACAATATCCCGATATATTTATTAATATCGGCAAGTTCACCCGCTTTAGAGCCGGGGAAAAAATCAATACCCGCAAACTAACCGCTCAACTTGAAGAAACCTTAACGCTTGACCTTGATTGTTTGCGGGATGATGTCAGTAACGGTCGGTTGGCTGATTTTGAAACTATAGTGCAGGGTAAAAGCAGCACCGATATTGTATTCAGTTTCATTGTCGAAAAATTGCTGAGAATAAAGCCGAAAGAAGCGTAA